From the Glandiceps talaboti chromosome 10, keGlaTala1.1, whole genome shotgun sequence genome, one window contains:
- the LOC144441453 gene encoding solute carrier family 35 member G1-like: MGATGLMLAVASGFLVACSSVSTKLLRNDLTPFEVTLYRGVLNTMVIYSYLLVNGRGNVLQGVDSKTLANALFRGIMFVSSVALVVSVNQNMPLGDASALIGSNTIMTGFLGIFILKEKWHLPEILISLFCWAGVVLIARPPFLMGNSEGAVVDDGGHRFFYSMLALCSVVTSSLTMLFARKIGNRLDASRLVLISEMVSAVCCIGIVQTTQGGVYLPPQNAWTYLPVLSLTSIMGQVLMVTSLQTEKAASAVVFRTAGYVTTSFIFQVIIFKNTPELSSIVGAALILSSTAFLSWRQMKQKTKQS; the protein is encoded by the exons ATGGGCGCCACTGGTTTAATGTTGGCTGTGGCTTCAGGTTTCTTAGTCGCATGTTCATCTGTGAGTACAAAATTGTTGAGGAATGACTTGACACCGTTTGAAGTGACATTGTACCGTGGAGTCCTGAATACCATGGTCATATATAGTTATCTATTGGTAAATGGAAGGGGTAATGTACTACAAGGAGTGGACAGCAAAACTTTGGCCAATGCATTGTTTCGAGGAATAATGTTTGTTAGCAGTGTAGCATTGGTAGTCTCTGTGAACCAAAATATGCCTTTAG GAGATGCATCGGCCTTGATAGGAAGCAACACAATTATGACAGGATTTCTTGGAATTTTCATTCTCAAAGAGAAATGGCATCTACCAGAGATTCTGATTAGTTTATTCTGCTGGGCTGGTGTTGTTCTCATAGCACGACCTCCATTTCTGATGGGTAacagtgagggcgctgttgttGATGATGGTGGTCATCGCTTCTTCTACAGTATGTTGGCTTTGTGTTCAGTGGTGACATCATCACTTACAATGCTATTTGCACGGAAAATTGGAAATCGTCTGGATGCTAGCAGACTTGTTTTGATTTCTGAAATGGTCTCAGCAGTTTGTTGTATTGGTATTGTACAGACTACACAGGGAGGTGTATATCTACCACCACAGAATGCATGGACATATCTACCAGTACTTTCTTTGACTA GTATTATGGGTCAAGTATTAATGGTAACTAGTCTACAAACAGAGAAAGCAGCAAGTGCTGTGGTATTCCGGACAGCTGGTTATGTGACTACGTCATTTATTTTCCAGGTGATAATTTTCAAGAATACACCGGAATTGAGTAGTATAGTGGGAGCTGCTCTGATATTGAGCTCTACTGCTTTCCTTAGTTGGAGACAaatgaaacagaaaacaaaacagtCCTAA